In Bacteroidota bacterium, one DNA window encodes the following:
- the recQ gene encoding DNA helicase RecQ, translating into MQAAIGIDSAKQALKSYFGYDEFRSQQPEIIETILSGRDAIALMPTGGGKSICFQIPAIVMPGTCIVVSPLIALMKDQVEGLLANGVKAAFINSSSHSSENQRVESLAIRGELDLLYVSPEKLLSADFFNLMSQLNINLFAIDEAHCISQWGHDFRPEYVQMGLLKDRFPDIPFLALTATADKLTRRDIEQHLHLRDPQVFVSSFDRPNLSLTVVNGANRATDILKWVKDRPKQSGIIYCLSRKTTESLAAKLIDKGYKADFYHAGMSADRRSQVQEKFIRDDLDIICATIAFGMGIDKSNVRWVVHYNLPKNIESYYQEIGRAGRDGVLSETLFYYTYGDVQQMQSFIEESGQQEILQTKLDRMIQYADAKSCRRQVLLAYFGEQHEGNCGNCDNCKDPKVEIDGTVLAQKALSACIRANEKIGVHMVVDILRGSSNQELKMKGFHLLKTYGAGQDISRRDWIDYIVQLINRGLLEIAYDEGNALKVTPAGREVLFEGRKVFLSKVREYAQQGKPIKVAPAPKPLPSFADALFEKLRQLRKDLADKQGVPPYVIFHDRTLRLMAEEFPTTETQMRQVSGVGDRKYQLYGADFIDAILRFMQDRKLKS; encoded by the coding sequence ATGCAAGCGGCAATCGGCATAGACAGCGCAAAACAGGCCCTCAAGTCCTACTTTGGTTACGACGAATTTCGGTCGCAGCAGCCTGAAATCATTGAAACCATCCTCTCGGGGCGGGATGCGATTGCCTTGATGCCGACCGGCGGAGGCAAGTCGATCTGCTTTCAAATTCCGGCAATTGTGATGCCGGGAACTTGCATCGTGGTCTCTCCGTTGATTGCCTTGATGAAGGATCAGGTAGAAGGATTGCTCGCCAACGGGGTCAAGGCCGCCTTCATCAACAGCAGCAGCCATAGTTCAGAGAACCAAAGGGTCGAGTCGCTTGCCATCCGTGGTGAACTGGACCTGTTGTACGTGAGTCCTGAAAAGTTGCTTTCCGCGGATTTTTTCAATCTGATGAGCCAACTCAACATCAACCTGTTTGCCATCGACGAAGCACATTGCATTTCGCAATGGGGACATGACTTCCGTCCGGAGTATGTGCAAATGGGCTTGTTGAAAGACCGGTTTCCCGACATTCCCTTCCTTGCACTGACAGCAACCGCAGACAAACTCACCCGCCGGGACATCGAGCAGCACCTGCACCTGCGCGACCCGCAGGTCTTCGTCTCCAGTTTTGACCGGCCCAACCTGAGCCTGACCGTCGTCAATGGCGCCAACCGCGCCACCGACATCCTGAAATGGGTCAAGGATCGCCCCAAACAATCGGGCATCATCTATTGCCTCAGCCGCAAAACGACGGAAAGCCTTGCTGCCAAGCTGATTGACAAGGGATACAAGGCTGATTTCTACCACGCAGGTATGAGCGCCGATCGGCGTTCGCAAGTGCAGGAGAAGTTCATTCGCGACGATTTGGACATCATTTGCGCGACAATTGCCTTTGGGATGGGCATCGACAAAAGCAATGTGCGTTGGGTGGTGCACTACAACTTGCCCAAAAACATCGAAAGCTATTATCAAGAAATCGGTCGTGCAGGGCGCGATGGCGTGCTGAGTGAAACCTTGTTTTACTATACCTATGGCGACGTGCAGCAGATGCAGAGTTTCATCGAAGAGAGCGGTCAGCAGGAAATCTTGCAGACCAAACTCGACCGGATGATCCAATATGCCGATGCAAAGTCCTGTCGCAGGCAGGTGTTGCTGGCTTATTTTGGGGAGCAGCACGAAGGAAACTGCGGCAATTGCGACAACTGCAAGGATCCGAAAGTCGAGATCGACGGAACCGTTTTGGCCCAAAAGGCCTTGTCCGCCTGCATCCGGGCAAACGAAAAAATCGGTGTTCACATGGTCGTCGACATTTTGCGGGGATCTTCGAATCAAGAATTGAAAATGAAGGGTTTTCACCTTTTGAAAACCTACGGCGCCGGACAGGACATTTCCCGGAGGGATTGGATCGATTATATTGTCCAATTGATCAACCGCGGGCTTTTGGAAATTGCCTACGACGAGGGAAATGCGTTGAAAGTGACGCCTGCCGGTCGTGAGGTGCTGTTTGAGGGCCGCAAGGTTTTTCTCTCCAAAGTTCGGGAGTATGCGCAACAGGGGAAACCGATCAAGGTGGCACCGGCACCCAAGCCCCTGCCTTCGTTTGCGGATGCGTTGTTTGAAAAGTTACGTCAATTGCGGAAGGACCTTGCCGATAAGCAGGGTGTGCCACCTTATGTGATTTTCCACGACCGCACTCTGCGTTTGATGGCTGAGGAGTTCCCGACCACGGAAACGCAAATGCGACAGGTGAGCGGTGTCGGTGACCGGAAGTATCAATTGTATGGTGCCGACTTTATCGATGCGATTTTGCGGTTCATGCAAGACCGGAAGCTCAAATCCTGA
- a CDS encoding T9SS type A sorting domain-containing protein → MNHKLIRLHLATVLLLLSNALTLNVWAQFKKVYEPDSVILGEPSMLTAVKIMETDIPGKELMIAKTLSTQDSGGIYRLAAYQMLINLHGVPQSLHIFEDTSQFVFQGPRVYGACYAGNGEFGFAMGTNSNQVIMKTDTSGQMIWAKKARHHEFYSMLCEGSTMVCLGQDESIQGAHDFQLQRLNGDGSFERGKMYGTPEFENPQKVAKIGGSYLMVGNTFQLGGFELLVVKADNAFDLQWGHSFTAPGKTTLGYGIVQPLNGSGYVTSGTARGGIDSLFLFRIAENGTPGWARFYSIEGATETSNLCLAVDPESGGYLLAGSYRKSGYLRPFIFKTDSLGIVEWAWDYGAPGVNSDEFINDVIYCQADGYFYAVGDVVDVDSNQYLHKVLALKIAADSGSVPCDSALVVSSVPRNFQTGINTFEEPFQINSDYAMGNLLQGVQMNVETRCTVIVIVGNDLGMPLTGIFDFPNPSEGSLKLKAEIPQTGGLLRVHSMQGTLLMEKQLDGGLHEQQYDLSQLSNGLYLVSLQGEGWRYPTKRWVIQR, encoded by the coding sequence GTGAACCACAAATTGATTCGTCTCCACCTTGCCACGGTACTGTTGCTGCTGTCCAATGCCTTGACATTGAATGTTTGGGCGCAATTTAAAAAGGTCTACGAACCTGACTCTGTGATTCTGGGAGAACCTTCCATGTTGACGGCTGTCAAAATAATGGAAACAGACATTCCCGGAAAGGAACTGATGATCGCTAAGACGCTTTCCACGCAAGATTCGGGTGGCATCTATCGATTGGCCGCCTATCAAATGTTGATCAACCTTCATGGCGTGCCGCAGTCACTGCATATTTTTGAGGATACTTCGCAGTTCGTATTTCAGGGTCCACGTGTTTATGGCGCTTGTTATGCAGGAAACGGCGAATTTGGCTTTGCCATGGGCACCAACAGCAATCAGGTGATCATGAAGACCGACACGAGCGGGCAAATGATCTGGGCAAAAAAAGCACGCCACCACGAATTTTATTCGATGCTATGCGAGGGCTCAACGATGGTATGCCTCGGGCAGGATGAGAGCATCCAAGGCGCACACGACTTCCAACTGCAACGCTTGAATGGCGATGGCAGCTTTGAACGGGGCAAAATGTACGGAACCCCGGAATTCGAGAATCCACAGAAGGTGGCCAAAATTGGCGGAAGTTATTTGATGGTCGGCAACACGTTTCAATTGGGCGGCTTCGAATTGCTCGTCGTCAAGGCCGACAATGCCTTTGACCTGCAGTGGGGACATTCGTTTACTGCGCCTGGAAAGACGACGCTCGGCTATGGTATCGTACAGCCGCTGAATGGTAGTGGTTACGTCACAAGCGGCACCGCGCGGGGAGGAATTGATTCGTTGTTTCTCTTTCGGATCGCTGAAAATGGAACTCCAGGCTGGGCGAGGTTTTATTCGATTGAAGGTGCAACGGAGACATCCAACTTGTGCTTGGCCGTGGATCCTGAATCGGGCGGCTACCTGCTCGCGGGCTCTTACCGCAAGTCGGGCTATTTGCGTCCTTTCATTTTCAAAACCGATTCTCTTGGCATTGTCGAATGGGCTTGGGACTATGGAGCACCGGGCGTGAATTCGGACGAATTCATCAATGACGTGATCTACTGCCAAGCAGACGGCTATTTTTACGCAGTCGGAGATGTGGTCGATGTGGATTCGAATCAATACCTCCACAAGGTGCTGGCGCTGAAGATTGCTGCCGATTCAGGCTCGGTACCCTGTGATTCAGCTTTGGTCGTCAGTTCTGTTCCCAGGAACTTTCAAACAGGAATCAACACATTCGAAGAGCCTTTTCAAATCAATTCAGACTATGCGATGGGCAACTTGTTGCAAGGAGTCCAAATGAATGTCGAAACCCGCTGTACGGTGATCGTGATCGTAGGGAATGATCTTGGAATGCCTTTGACGGGTATTTTTGATTTCCCCAATCCTTCTGAGGGCAGTCTCAAATTGAAGGCGGAGATTCCGCAAACCGGCGGATTGCTACGCGTTCATTCGATGCAGGGCACCCTTTTGATGGAGAAGCAACTCGATGGAGGACTGCATGAACAGCAATACGACCTTTCGCAGCTCAGCAATGGCCTTTACTTGGTGTCATTACAAGGTGAAGGTTGGCGCTATCCTACCAAACGTTGGGTGATTCAGCGGTAA
- a CDS encoding LacI family DNA-binding transcriptional regulator, with the protein MKKKTSLADIAKALGVSKTLVSMVLNDKGTENGINEDTQKRVWAKAKELDYKPNMMARSLRMGRSNTIGLIVADISNSFYARMCRAVEDAASKAGYHVLFGSSDENASKERSLIQMLRDRQVDGLIISTTLSNNEDIQALKNEKFPFVLIDRFVPGQEDTPFVTADNYGGSISVVDHLIKQGITRIGQLTISPSHLTSITERTRGYRDALAKHGIAFDPDLVREIPYDNIREGIRKQVPALINAPHKVEGLFVVNNNLAVATLECIQDMGLRIPEDIRVVCFDDIDMFKFCHPPITAVAQNIEGMGENAVAVLLDKMEHGADATLPDHVFLPTNLIVRKSCGSK; encoded by the coding sequence ATGAAAAAGAAGACCTCGCTCGCCGATATCGCCAAAGCGCTTGGAGTTTCCAAGACCTTGGTATCCATGGTGCTCAATGACAAGGGCACTGAAAATGGCATCAATGAAGATACGCAGAAGCGGGTCTGGGCCAAGGCGAAGGAGCTGGACTATAAGCCCAACATGATGGCGCGCAGCCTGCGCATGGGGCGCAGCAATACCATCGGGCTGATTGTGGCAGACATCAGCAACTCGTTTTACGCAAGGATGTGCCGCGCGGTCGAAGATGCCGCGAGCAAGGCCGGCTATCATGTGCTTTTCGGCAGTTCCGACGAAAATGCATCCAAGGAGCGCAGTCTCATACAGATGTTGCGGGACCGTCAAGTCGATGGCCTGATCATTTCGACGACGCTCAGCAACAACGAAGACATTCAAGCGCTCAAAAACGAAAAGTTCCCCTTCGTCTTGATCGACCGCTTTGTTCCTGGCCAAGAAGACACCCCTTTTGTGACGGCCGACAACTACGGCGGCAGCATCTCGGTAGTGGATCACCTGATCAAACAAGGGATCACCCGCATCGGACAACTCACGATTTCGCCGTCGCACTTGACCTCGATCACGGAGCGTACACGTGGCTACCGCGATGCACTTGCCAAACACGGCATCGCCTTTGACCCTGACCTCGTACGCGAAATTCCCTACGACAATATCCGCGAAGGCATCCGCAAGCAGGTTCCGGCGTTGATCAATGCCCCCCACAAGGTTGAGGGGCTATTTGTCGTCAACAATAACCTTGCCGTTGCCACCCTCGAATGTATCCAAGACATGGGCTTGCGCATCCCGGAAGACATCCGTGTGGTCTGCTTTGATGACATCGACATGTTCAAGTTCTGCCATCCCCCGATTACCGCCGTGGCGCAAAACATTGAAGGTATGGGCGAGAATGCCGTCGCCGTCCTGCTCGACAAAATGGAACATGGGGCTGATGCAACGCTTCCCGACCATGTTTTCTTGCCGACCAACTTGATCGTGCGCAAGAGTTGTGGAAGCAAATGA
- a CDS encoding DDE-type integrase/transposase/recombinase has protein sequence MGVGHYLPVADGLLCFLSLVTDAYSHMIVGYNLSLLMTAEQTIVALEMALATLPECDIDLIHHSDRGSQYACYAHTGFLSQEASASV, from the coding sequence ATGGGTGTCGGACATTACCTACCTGTCGCTGACGGATTGCTTTGCTTCCTGAGTCTCGTGACCGATGCCTACTCGCACATGATCGTCGGCTACAACCTCAGCCTCTTGATGACCGCCGAGCAGACCATCGTGGCACTTGAAATGGCCTTGGCAACGCTTCCAGAGTGCGACATCGACCTGATCCACCACAGCGACCGTGGCAGCCAATACGCCTGCTACGCGCATACAGGATTCTTATCGCAAGAGGCATCCGCATCAGTATGA
- a CDS encoding WG repeat-containing protein yields MMPSIANPETRFSAACLLVGFLILVFPSCSHDLSNGHSYSKLYPIQQGSDWGWIDSVGNVVVAPEHKYYDASFFLDGLGYLKIDDHHHVAFFNSRLEVVWESDDVKSADVYHGGYASAFVESDNASECKRVFIDREGKVLFELPGYSWSSFEMEDGLFIRLMDDPKLYASS; encoded by the coding sequence ATGATGCCATCGATTGCCAATCCCGAGACCCGATTTTCGGCAGCTTGTCTGCTCGTTGGTTTCCTGATCTTGGTATTCCCCAGCTGCAGTCACGACCTGAGCAATGGCCATTCTTACAGCAAGCTCTATCCGATCCAGCAAGGCAGCGATTGGGGATGGATCGACAGTGTCGGCAATGTGGTCGTCGCCCCAGAGCACAAGTACTATGACGCATCCTTTTTTTTAGATGGCCTCGGGTATTTGAAAATCGACGACCACCACCACGTTGCCTTTTTCAATAGCCGATTGGAGGTGGTCTGGGAAAGTGATGATGTCAAGTCGGCAGATGTCTATCATGGGGGCTATGCATCTGCCTTTGTTGAAAGCGACAACGCTTCGGAATGCAAACGCGTTTTCATCGACCGCGAAGGAAAGGTGTTGTTTGAGCTGCCGGGCTATTCCTGGAGCAGTTTTGAGATGGAAGATGGGTTGTTCATTCGCTTGATGGATGACCCAAAGCTGTATGCTTCGTCCTGA
- a CDS encoding WG repeat-containing protein, with amino-acid sequence MAFAQDSTTELYGYIDHDGHWVIPPQYKDAGN; translated from the coding sequence CTGGCTTTTGCACAAGACTCGACGACAGAGTTGTATGGCTACATCGACCACGATGGCCATTGGGTGATTCCGCCACAATACAAAGATGCAGGAAATTT